Proteins found in one Zea mays cultivar B73 chromosome 1, Zm-B73-REFERENCE-NAM-5.0, whole genome shotgun sequence genomic segment:
- the LOC100272277 gene encoding uncharacterized protein LOC100272277, whose product MAGGMQAADAAGRLSALLSLLALRRLLAVLQPLALLLLLPFRWRARPAGAVAAAVASDAATASAPGASGRKGKASSSSSVVLRVPAGSPMVAARRQASARREIAVRRAREAGREYELVPTARGETLFTQCWWPHPPSTVKPRALVVVMHGLNEHSGRYDHLARRLNGIGIKVYGMDWTGHGGSDGLHGYVQSLDHAVSDLKMYLKKVLAENPGLPCFCFGHSTGGGIILKAALDPEVETLLRGIVLTSPAVRVQPTHPIIAVMAPIFALIAPRYQFTASHRNGPPVSRDPEALRAKYTDPLVFTGAIRVRTGYEILRLTSYLQQHLHRIAVPLLVLHGADDLVTDPRGSRALYERASSADKSLKLYDGLLHDLLIEPEKDRVMDDIVAWLSPRV is encoded by the exons ATGGCCGGGGGCATGCAGGCGGCGGACGCGGCGGGCCGGCTGAGCGCGCTGCTCTCGCTGCTCGCGCTGCGCCGGCTCCTCGCCGTGCTCCAGCCGCtggccctgctcctgctcctgccctTCCGGTGGCGCGCGCGGCCGGCCGGGGCCGTGGCCGCGGCCGTGGCGTCCGATGCCGCCACGGCCTCCGCGCCGGGGGCCAGCGGGAGGAAggggaaggcgtcgtcgtcgtcgtcggtggTTCTGCGGGTGCCGGCCGGGTCCCCCATGGTCGCCGCGCGGAGGCAGGCGTCCGCGCGCAGGGAGATCGCCGTGCGCCGGGCGCGGGAGGCCGGGCGGGAGTACGAGCTCGTCCCCACCGCTCGCGGCGAGACGCTCTTCACGCAGTGCTGGTGGCCGCACCCGCCCTCCACCGTTAAACCGAG GGCGCTAGTTGTTGTCATGCACGGGCTAAACGAGCACAG TGGGAGGTATGACCATTTAGCGAGGCGATTGAATGGCATCGGCATCAAGGTGTACGGGATGGACTGGACTG GTCATGGTGGAAGTGATGGTCTCCATGGATATGTGCAATCTCTTGATCATGCTGTCAGTGATTTG AAAATGTACCTCAAGAAAGTGTTAGCTGAGAACCCTGGTCTTCCATGCTTCTGCTTCGGTCACTCGACTGGTGGAGGTATCATTCTGAAG GCTGCACTTGATCCAGAGGTAGAAACTCTCCTTAGAGGTATTGTCTTGACATCACCAGCTGTCCGTGTTCAGCCTACACACCCAATCATAGCG GTCATGGCACCGATTTTTGCCCTCATCGCGCCGAGGTATCAGTTCACGGCGTCCCACAGGAACGGCCCGCCGGTGTCGCGCGACCCCGAGGCCCTGCGGGCCAAATACACGGACCCGCTCGTGTTCACGGGCGCCATCCGCGTGAGGACGGGCTACGAGATCCTCCGCCTGACGTCGTACCTGCAGCAGCACCTGCACCGGATCGCGGTGCCGCTGCTGGTGCTGCACGGCGCCGACGACCTGGTGACCGACCCCAGGGGCTCGCGGGCGCTGTACGAGCGGGCCTCGTCCGCGGACAAGTCCCTCAAGCTTTACGACGGGCTGCTGCACGACCTCCTGATCGAGCCCGAGAAGGACAGGGTGATGGACGACATCGTCGCGTGGCTGAGCCCCAGGGTCTGA